The Ornithorhynchus anatinus isolate Pmale09 chromosome X2, mOrnAna1.pri.v4, whole genome shotgun sequence genome window below encodes:
- the ZNF516 gene encoding zinc finger protein 516: MIETAGHPGPATAPLPSPAAHAAGAAMERSQEAERELRRSTSPGRAPPRAPGDDRSGGYGCCICGKSFPFQSSLSQHMRKHTGEKPYKCPYCAHRAAQKGDLKLHIRSHRAGAVSQGPESQGHENQGHKNQGPEAGVGEVQLGDTGTAEGLGGCASPTKSTSACNRILDGASLAEGNGPVDVGEALVTQGDCIPAGSRGSPPPTPGAQPEGRELQVPRAGPGDLSAPPEDRGSGEPGAGPAGGRGEPGPGEFPCQVCGQAFSQTWFLKAHMKKHRGSLDHGCHICGRRFKESWFLKNHMKAHGPRAGGRSRPRTASAPGTAPVATINDVVQEEAVVAGLALFEVCPKCGNLFANVDSLKAHRVVHRRGDGAQAARGGGGTPEGLDPQRLFLRRLDLRPCPGDPGAVGAPRGPSGQRVSELDPVNSYQAWQLATRGRVAEPADGGKAPGWDEALTGSDVSYDQDRQEFVLAGQDRRKRDREMEQAVPPGPGARKKSCAGGARGERAGGANGGLHGLGDPDSDPRRAARQARRVAQNKSSECFECGKVFRTYHQMVLHSRVHRRPQRGGVGGSGTPAPRDRSGSSSDYADSAPASPPASPGGSSRDNDEDEVDDDRDDNRDECNSSEEGGAEPPSPGEEPFCCNFEARGTVAQLPSGDRVLPPGTGSTQATRAPELHPGPEEEPGHPHEEQRRPPAIQPPTLCPRPGLPVPQPAVATSPAPRTGSAAPLDAPGGRPRAQGRPAGEGEAPGPEPGPLDLSGSGGGGPGGKERAVSPPTALPIHPCPYCSHKTLYPEVLWMHKRTWHRVSGPAVAPPWTQPLGARSVRNHVVFLARSGRTGPPPALGGRECQPLPVARFARTQGPGRPLGTEGISGSEPLGKAGAVVRRRGSAPGAQRGPWPADLDGGSRPPKLSRPHAPGSPAPPRYDRTPRLPPAGPGRAGPPPSPKSLGKLAPPGRRGASGFGPPSPGPAVPPAKPEVPPPPAAVHDPRTPDPRGAGAGRGPLPHSPPTPPSHGPRQEPTPVDGCDRHGGILNLFKTYLAQDLGPWGGSRPQSDPTGPKPQPRQPGPPSASPRGSLKTPVPSSQRDRSPDPDSWLQPSQDRDPPHPEDEQLEGFPTRPLGSRAAVHE; encoded by the exons ATGATTGAGACCGCCGggcaccccggccccgccactgccCCCCTGCCCTCGCCTGCAGCCCATGCGGCCGGAGCTGCCATGGAGCGCTCCCAGGAGGCCGAGCGGGAGCTGCGCCGGTCCACCAGCCCGGGCCGGGCACCCCCGCGGGCCCCCGGTGATGACCGCTCCGGGGGCTACGGCTGCTGCATCTGCGGCAAGAGCTTCCCGTTCCAGAGCTCTCTGTCGCAGCACATGCGGAAgcacacgggcgagaagccgTATAAGTGTCCTTACTGCGCGCACCGTGCAGCTCAGAAAGGGGACCTCAAGCTCCATATCCGGAGCCACCGTGCCGGTGCCGTAAGTCAGGGCCCAGAGAGCCAGGGTCACGAAAACCAGGGCCACAAGAACCAGGGCCCCgaggcgggggtcggggaggtgCAGCTCGGGGACACGGGCACGGCCGAGGGGCTGGGCGGCTGTGCCAGCCCCACCAAGAGCACGTCGGCCTGTAACCGCATCCTGGATGGCGCCAGCCTGGCAGAAGGGAATGGCCCGGTGGATGTTGGGGAGGCCCTGGTGACCCAGGGGGACTGCATCCCCGCTGGGTCccggggctcccctcccccaaccccgggggCACAGCCCGAGGGTCGGGAACTACAGGTGCCCAGGGCTGGGCCGGGTGACCTCAGTGCTCCCCCGGAGGACAGGGGGTCAGGCGAGCCTGGCGCAGGCCCTGCCGGTGGGCGGGGCGAGCCGGGCCCAGGCGAGTTCCCATGCCAGGTGTGTGGCCAAGCCTTCAGCCAGACCTGGTTCCTCAAGGCGCACATGAAGAAGCACCGCGGCTCCCTGGACCATGGCTGCCACATCTGCGGGCGGAGGTTCAAGGAGTCCTGGTTCCTCAAGAACCACATGAAGGCCCATGGCCCCAGAGCTGGGGGCAGGAGCCGGCCCCGCACCGCCTCTGCCCCTGGCACCGCCCCCGTGGCTACCATCAACGACGTGGTGCAGGAGGAGGCCGTGGTGGCCGGCCTGGCCCTGTTCGAAGTCTGCCCCAAGTGCGGGAACTTGTTCGCCAACGTGGACAGCCTGAAGGCGCACCGGGTCGTGCACCGCCGCGGGGACGGCGCCCAGGccgcgcggggcggcggggggacccCAGAGGGCCTCGACCCCCAGCGGCTCTTCCTGCGCCGGCTGGACCTGAGGCCGTGCCCTGGGGATCCGGGGGCAGTCGGGGCCCCCCGGGGTCCATCGGGGCAGAGGGTGTCCGAGCTGGATCCTGTTAACAGCTACCAGGCCTGGCAGCTGGCCACTCGGGGTAGGGTGGCAGAGCCCGCTGACGGTGGGAAGGCCCCAGGCTGGGACGAGGCCCTGACGGGCTCCGACGTTTCCTACGACCAGGACCGGCAGGAGTTTGTCTTGGCCGGCCAGGACCGCCGCAAGCGCGACCGGGAGATGGAGCAGGcggtgccccccggccccggggcacgGAAGAAGAGTTGTGCGGGTGGGGCGCGGGGCGAGCGGGCCGGGGGTGCCAACGGCGGCCTCCACGGCCTCGGGGATCCCGACTCCGACCCCCGGCGGGCGGCTCGTCAGGCACGGCGGGTGGCGCAGAACAAGTCCAGTGAGTGCTTCGAGTGCGGGAAGGTGTTTCGTACCTATCACCAGATGGTGCTTCACTCGCGGGTCCATCGTCGGCCACAGCGTGGGGGCGTCGGGGGCAGCGGGAcgcccgccccccgggaccgCTCCGGCTCCTCCAGCGACTACGCCGACTCCGCGCCAGCTAGTCCTCCCGCCAGCCCCGGGGGCTCGTCCCGAGACAACGACGAGGACGAGGTGGACGATGACCGGGACGACAACCGGGACGAGTGCAACAGCTCCGAGGAGGGAGGAGCCGAGCCACCCTCCCCAG GAGAAGAGCCATTTTGCTGCAACTTTGAGGCCAGAGGCACCGTGGCACAGCTGCCCAGCGGGGACCGAGTCCTCCCTCCCGGGACGGGCAGCACCCAGGCCACCAGGGCGCCTGAGCTCCACCCTGGCCCCGAAGAGGAGCCGGGCCACCCCCACGAGGAGCAGCGACGCCCTCCAGCCATCCAGCCGCCGaccctctgtccccggcccggcctcccggtCCCCCAGCCCGCAGTGGCCACCTCCCCGGCACCTCGGACTGGCTCGGCTGCTCCTCTGGATGCCCCGGGTGGCCGACCGAGAGCTCAGGGCCGcccggctggggagggagaggctccGGGGCCAGAGCCGGGTCCCCTGGATCTCAGCGGAAGCGGTGGGGGCGGCCCTGGCGGGAAGGAGCGGGCGGTCTCTCCGCCGACAGCCCTGCCCATCCACCCGTGCCCATACTGCAGCCACAAAACCCTGTACCCGGAGGTGCTGTGGATGCATAAGCGCACCTGGCACAGGGTCAGCGGCCCCGCTGTGGCCCCGCCGTGGACTCAGCCCCTCGGCGCCAGGAGCGTCAGGAACCACGTCGTGTTCCTCGCACGAAGCGGGCGcaccggccccccgccggccctggGGGGCCGAGAGTGTCAGCCGTTACCCGTGGCCCGCTTTGCCCGCACCCAGGGGCCCGGCAGGCCGCTTGGAACCGAGGGCATTTCGGGCTCAGAGCCTCTGGGCAAGGCGGGGGCCGTGGTGAGGCGGAGGGGCTCTGCCCCGGGGGCCCAGCGCGGGCCATGGCCGGCAGACCTCGACGGCGGGTCCCGGCCCCCCAAACTGAGCCGGCCCCACGCACCGGGCAGCCCGGCCCCACCTAGGTACGACCGCACCCCCAGGCTGCCCCcggcgggccccggccgggccggccccccACCATCTCCCAAGTCGCTGGGAAAACTTGCCCCCCCGGGCCGGCGCGGGGCCTCGGGGTTCGGCCCTccatccccgggccccgccgtGCCACCGGCGAAGCCCGAAGTGCCCCCGCCTCCGGCTGCCGTCCACGATCCCAGGACGCCAGACCCCCGTGGTGCAGGAGCCGGACGCGGACCCCTACCGCACAGTCCGCCCACTCCGCCCAGTCACGGCCCCCGGCAGGAGCCGACCCCGGTGGATGGCTGTGACCGGCACGGCGGCATCCTGAACCTGTTCAAGACGTACCTGGCCCAGGACCTCGGCCCTTGGGGGGGAAGCCGCCCTCAATCAGACCCCACAG GGCCCAAGCCACAGCCGCGTCAGCCTGGCCCTCCAAGTGCCTCCCCTCGAGGGTCTCTGAAGACCCCGGTGCCGAGCTCCCAGCGTGACCGCAGCCCAGACCCTGACTCCTGGCTCCAGCCCTCTCAGGACCGTGACCCGCCCCACCCCGAAGACGAGCAGCTGGAAGGTTTCCCCACCCGCCCCCTGGGGTCCCGAGCCGCCGTGCACGAGTAG